The sequence CCGCCCTCCCGCCTGTCGCCCCGGACCCGGCGCCGCGTCCGGCCCCTCCGCCCCGTCCGGCCCCTCCGCCCCGTCCGTGCACCTCCGCACCCGCCCACCCCGGCCGCCCCGACCGCCCGCCACCGGGATGCCGCCCCCCGGAGACCCGCATAGCATCCGCTTTGTACCCGTATCCACGCCATGCCCGATGCAGGGGAGAGCGGCACCATGGTCAACCCGGCACTCGTGGACCCGGACACCGTCCGCGCGACCGCCGCCCGGGCCTGGATCCGCGGTTGGCCGATGCTGCAGAACTACCGCACCCTCTTCACCCAGGTGCTGGACGACGCGGACCCCCGCCATGTCGGCGGCTTCGGCGTCTTCCGGCACTACCCGCACCCGTTCACCCCGGCCGACACGGATGTCGTCACCCCCAACAACGACACCCCGTACTCCTGGGCCTGGCTCGACCTGCGGACCGAGCCGTGGGTGCTCTCGGTGCCCGCGACGGACCGCTACTACGTCCTGCCGGTGCACGAGCTGGACACCGTCTACGCCGGGTTCGTGGGCTCCCGGAGCACCGGACCGGAGGCCGCCGACCACCTGGTGGCCGGCCCGGACTGGCACGGCGAGCCGCCGCCCGGCATCAGCAGCGTGATCCGCGCCGCGACCCGGCTGGTCGGCATCGTCGGCCGCACCCGGTCCGACGGCGCCGCGCCCGACGCCGTCCGGGAGCTCGAGGCGATCCAGCGGGCCTACCGGCTGCGCCCGCTGCACGAGTACACCGGCGCCCCGGAGCCCGAGCCGGCCCCGCAACCGGTCTGGCCGGTCTGGCGCGAAGAGGCGCTGGACACCGTCGAGTTCTTCTCCTACCTCGACTTCCTGCTCGGCTTCTTCCCGGTGCTGCCCGCCGAGACCGAACTGCGCGGCCGGCTGACCGACCTCGGCGTCGACGGCCGGGGCGAGTTCGAACCGGCCGTCCTGCCCCTCGCGGTCCGCGCCGAGATCGAACGCGGCATCGCCGACGGCAAGGCCGAACTCGCCCGCGCCGCCGCCCGCACCGAGTCCTCGGTCGGGCTCTTCGGCACCCGCGACCGGATCGGCACCCGGTACCTGGACCAGGCCGTCGGCGCGCTCACCGGCCTGTACGGGCTGCCCGTCGAGGAGGCCTGGTACGGCGCCTGGCAGGCGGACAGCGAGGGGGAACGGCCGCCCGACGCGAGCCGGCACGGCCATCTGCTGCGGTTCCCGCCGGACGGGCTGCCGCCGGCCCGCTACTTCTGGTCCGTCACCGTGTACTCGCTGCCCGGCCGCCGACTGGTCGACAACGCCCTGGACCGCTACGCGATCGGCGACCGGACCCCCGGCCTGGTCCGCGACCCGGACGGCGGTCTGACCCTGTACCTGTGCCACGAACGGCCCGCCGACCCGGACCGGGCCGCCAACTGGCTGCCCGTGCCCGACGGCCCGTTCACCGCGGTACTGCGCGTCTACGGCCCGGACGAGGCGGTGCTCGACGGCCGCTGGACACCGCCCCCGCTCGACCCGTGCTGACCCGAGGGCCGCCGCAGGGCCCGGGAAGGACGCCCCCATGACCCAGCCCGAGCTGGAGGCGATGGCCGCCGACGCCTATGTCTACGGCTATCCGCTGGTGGCCGGCCTCACCATGCTCGACCGCTTCGTCAACGGCGGTACGGGCGTCCTGCCGCCCGCCCCGTTCAACCGCTTCGCCCACGCCGCCCGCCCCGCGGGCCCCGAGGACGACCTCGGCCGCGCCAACGTCGACGTCCTCTACTCGGTCGCCCCGCTGGACCTCTCCGAGGGGCCGCAGCTGCTGCGGGTGCCCGAGGCCGGACCGGCCTATTACGTGCTGCAGTTCGTCGACGCGTGGACCGCCAACTTCGCCTACCTCGGCAGCCGCGCCACCGGCACCGCCGCCCAGACCTGGCTGGTCGTCCCGCCCGGGTGGCACGGCACCCCGACCGACCCCGACCGGGTGATCGTCGCACCGACGACCGTCGCCGTCCTCGTCGGCCGGTTCGCCTGCGAAGGCCCGGACGACCTGCCCCGGGTGCGGGCGCTCCAGGCCGGGCTGGTGCTCGAACCGATGGAGCCGGGCGGAATCGCCGCCGGACTGCCGGCCCCGGACCCGGAGGTGCCCGAGCGGCTGGCCTTCTTCGAACGGCTCCGGGTCTGGGCGGCCGCCTTCCCCCCGGCCGGGCCCGACCGGGACTACCAGCAGCGGTTCGCGCCGCTCGGCCTGCTCGACCCCGGGCCGTCGCCGTACCGCGCGGCCGTCCCGGAGTGGACGTTCGCGCTGGCGACCGGCCTCGCCGCCGGACGCGAACGGGTCGAGGACGCCACCCGCCCGCCCGAGGACCACCCGGCCGGCGAATGGCGGGCGGCGCTCCACCTGGTCGACCACAACGTCGACTTCCTCGGCCCGGGCACCCTGGACGGCCCCGAGTGGCGGATCGTGGACCGCCGCGCCGCCTACCTGAGCCGGGCCGCCGCCGCCCGGGCCGGTCTCTGGGGCAGCCACGCCTACGAGGCGCTGTCGGCGGCCACCAGCGAGGACGCCGACGGCCGCCCGCTGGACGGCGCCCACGAGTACTCCCTCCGCTTCCCGCCGGGCGGCCTGCCGCCGGTGGCGGCCTTCTGGTCCCTCACCGTGTACGGCCTGCCCGGCCACCGACTGGTGCCCGACCCGGGCGGCCGGTACGCGATCGGCGACCGGACCCCCGGCCTGGTCCGCGACCCGGACGGCGGTCTGACCCTGCGGCTGTGCCGCGAACGGCCCGCCGACCCGGACCGGGCCGCCAACCGGCTGCCCGTGCCCGACGGCCCGTTCACCGCGGTGCTGCGGCTCTACCGGCCGGGCCCGGCGGCCCTGGACGGGTCGTACCGCCTCCCGCCGCTGCGCCGGCGGTAGGCGGGCGCCGGACGTCCCGCCCCGGGCGGCTGGCGCGGCTCGGTGGCTCAGCACGGCTCGGTGGCTCAGCACGGCTCAGTGCGGCGCGGGGCCGGTGGAGGCGGCCGGTTCGGACGGAGCGGCACTGGCCGGGGCCGGGGACGGGGTCGCCGGTCCGGTCGGGCTCGGTGCGGAGGTCGGTGGCGGCGTGGTCGGTACGGGCGTCGCGGTGGGGGTCGCGCCCCCGGTCGCGCCGCCGGTCGGGGTCGTCGTCGGGGCCGGGGCGGTCGTCGGCGGAGCGGTGGGTGCCGGGGTGCCGGACGGGGCCGGTCCGCCGGTGGGGGCGGGGCTCGGCGCGCCGGTCGGTTCGCCGGTGCCCGGCTCGGACGGGGCCGGGGTGGACCCGCCGCGGTGCTGCGGTCCGCCCTCCAGGGTGACCACGGCCTGCGAGGGCGGCAGCGCGATCCGGGCGGTCCAGCGGGTCGCCGGGGCGAGGTCCTCGTCGACGCTGACGATCACCGTGATCCGCTGCCCGGGCGCGAGCGTCCCGGAGTCGCGGCTGAGCCGCAGCCAGGACGCGTCCACCACGGCGTGCCAGCGGATCTCGGTGCCGCCGGAGTTGGTGAGGGTGAGTACCGTCCGGCTGCCGTAGTCGCCGGCCTCGACGGTCAGCAGACCGGAGGGAGCGGACGCCCCGTTCGGGGAACCGTCCGGGCCGGACGGCACGACCGCCGCCCCGCCGGCGGGGGCCGGTGCCGCGACCAGGGTGGGGCTGGCGAGCGGGGTGGCACCGTGGGCCGGGACCGGAATCAGCGGGCCCTGGATCCCGGGCAGCAACGTTTCTGCACCGAGGGGGCCCGCCCCGGCGAGCTCCATCCCGGCCACCGCCGGTCCGGCGCCCCGGGCCGGTGCCCCGCCGATCCCGCCGCCCCCGCCGGTCCCCCCGTCCGCGCCGATCACGGCGCCGAGCACCGTGCCGTCCACCGGGACGGCCGGAGCGTCCGGGCCCCGGCCCGCCGTACCGTCCGCCGCGCCCCCGGGGCGCCTCCCGCCCGCCGGCCGCCCGTCCTCCTCGACGCGGACCGAGGAGACCGCGGCGGCCGCCCCCGGCCCGCCGCCGCTCCGGTGCCCGGCCCACAGCGCGACCACGGGCGCGGCCAGGACGGCGGCCAGCACCCCGGTGGTCACCACCCGGCGCCGCACCGTGGGCCCGCGTCCGGTGTCCGGCGCGCGGTGGCGGGGGAACCCGCCCTGGTCGAAGCGGAGCCCCGGCTCGGTCACCGGGACGGGCGTGCCCGCCCGCCGCCCGGTCGGCTCCCGGGTGGCCGGCGGCAGGAACACCAGGGTGCCCGCCGGGGAGCCGGACCCGCCCGCCGGGGAGCCGGCCCCGCCGGACCCGCCGGCCGCGGCGCCCGGGCCCCCCGGACCGGACCCCGCCCCGGCCGGCGCGGTGAGCACCGGCAGTCCGGACAGGGCCGGGCCCTGCGGCACCTCGCCCGCGACCCGCTCCGCCGTCCCCCGGCAGGTCGGGCAGTCCACCACGTGCCGCACCAGCTCGCGGCGGAGCGCCGGGCCGAGCACCCAGTCCCGCCAGCTCTCCGCCCCGGCGCCGCCGAGCCGGTCCAGTTCGGGGCAGCTGCCCACGCCCAGCACCAGCAGGGCGGCCCTGGTCCGGTCGACCTCGGCCCGCGCGGAGGCCAGCAGTACCCGGACGGTGTCGAAGGGCTGCCCCAGGACGGCGGCCACCTCGATCGGGCTGAGCCGGTGGCGGACGGCCAGTTCCAGCGCCTCGCGCTGCTCGGGATCGGTGCCGGCCGCCTCGGGCCAGGCCAGTGAGGCCAGCTCGCGCCGCCGCCGGACCGCCTCGGGCCCGCCCTCGCCGTCCCCGCCCGCCCGGTCCCCGGCCGTCCCCGCCGCCCAGCTCCCGCGCGCACGCCCCGCCGCACCCACAGCGCCCACCGCACCCGCGGGGCCCGCCGTACCGGTCTCCGGACCGCCCTGCGGGCCGTCCGCCAGCCGCCGCAGGCAGCAGTACCGGGCCAGCGAGTAGAGCCAGGCCCGGAGCAGCCCGGGCTCGGCCAGCCGGGCGCCGTGCCGCACCGCCAGCTCGCGTACCTCCCGCAGGGCGGCCGCCGCGGCCTCGTGCTCGCACAGCACCGAGAGGCAGTAGGTGAAGAGGCCGTCGACCTGTCGCTCGTACGCCGCGAGGACGGCGTCGCGCGGCCCTTCGGTACTCGTCGTCACCCGTCCGACGGTAGAGACGGCGGCGGCCCGGCCCGGGCCATTCCGCCCGGTTGTACTTCTTTCGGGTAACAACATCGCTCATTCGTGGACCGGCTCCGGCTCCGGCTCCCGCCC comes from Streptomyces sp. TLI_053 and encodes:
- a CDS encoding DUF1254 domain-containing protein encodes the protein MTQPELEAMAADAYVYGYPLVAGLTMLDRFVNGGTGVLPPAPFNRFAHAARPAGPEDDLGRANVDVLYSVAPLDLSEGPQLLRVPEAGPAYYVLQFVDAWTANFAYLGSRATGTAAQTWLVVPPGWHGTPTDPDRVIVAPTTVAVLVGRFACEGPDDLPRVRALQAGLVLEPMEPGGIAAGLPAPDPEVPERLAFFERLRVWAAAFPPAGPDRDYQQRFAPLGLLDPGPSPYRAAVPEWTFALATGLAAGRERVEDATRPPEDHPAGEWRAALHLVDHNVDFLGPGTLDGPEWRIVDRRAAYLSRAAAARAGLWGSHAYEALSAATSEDADGRPLDGAHEYSLRFPPGGLPPVAAFWSLTVYGLPGHRLVPDPGGRYAIGDRTPGLVRDPDGGLTLRLCRERPADPDRAANRLPVPDGPFTAVLRLYRPGPAALDGSYRLPPLRRR
- a CDS encoding DUF1254 domain-containing protein → MPDAGESGTMVNPALVDPDTVRATAARAWIRGWPMLQNYRTLFTQVLDDADPRHVGGFGVFRHYPHPFTPADTDVVTPNNDTPYSWAWLDLRTEPWVLSVPATDRYYVLPVHELDTVYAGFVGSRSTGPEAADHLVAGPDWHGEPPPGISSVIRAATRLVGIVGRTRSDGAAPDAVRELEAIQRAYRLRPLHEYTGAPEPEPAPQPVWPVWREEALDTVEFFSYLDFLLGFFPVLPAETELRGRLTDLGVDGRGEFEPAVLPLAVRAEIERGIADGKAELARAAARTESSVGLFGTRDRIGTRYLDQAVGALTGLYGLPVEEAWYGAWQADSEGERPPDASRHGHLLRFPPDGLPPARYFWSVTVYSLPGRRLVDNALDRYAIGDRTPGLVRDPDGGLTLYLCHERPADPDRAANWLPVPDGPFTAVLRVYGPDEAVLDGRWTPPPLDPC